A single window of Verrucomicrobiota bacterium DNA harbors:
- a CDS encoding transcription elongation factor has product MPATPFKEQLLATVRQTLRDHLERAEKAAQESCAAATDPDSQAENKYDTRSLEASYLARGQALQIEELAEAVRLLEAFQPGDFPPDAAIGLGALVELEEKGEWMTCLLVPAGGGLVLDFQGAEITLVTPKTRLFAQLEGRKVGQRVGESDRLILQVE; this is encoded by the coding sequence ATGCCTGCCACCCCCTTCAAAGAGCAACTCCTCGCCACCGTGCGCCAGACCTTGCGGGACCATCTCGAGCGGGCTGAAAAAGCCGCGCAAGAGAGCTGCGCGGCTGCCACCGATCCCGATAGCCAAGCGGAAAACAAGTATGACACCCGGAGCTTGGAGGCCTCCTACTTGGCACGAGGACAGGCCCTGCAAATCGAAGAACTGGCCGAAGCCGTCCGCTTGCTGGAAGCCTTCCAGCCAGGCGACTTTCCGCCCGACGCCGCTATTGGTCTGGGAGCCCTGGTCGAGCTGGAAGAAAAAGGAGAGTGGATGACCTGTTTGCTGGTGCCGGCAGGAGGGGGCCTCGTGCTCGACTTCCAAGGAGCTGAAATCACTCTCGTGACCCCGAAAACTCGCCTTTTCGCGCAACTGGAGGGTCGCAAAGTCGGCCAACGAGTCGGCGAATCGGACCGCCTCATCCTTCAGGTCGAATAG
- a CDS encoding FIST N-terminal domain-containing protein: protein MKTSQQIFSAADAAIELGPVTRPEQALLLAFGPEALLTDGGWLARVREAFPGVSLVGCTTAGEISHEGAQDGVLTLTLAEFQSTELRVATEEIPSMGESRVVGGRLASQLLAPGDLAAAFVLSDGLEANGSELVEGLRQEIGPATPLSGGLAGDGPRFENTLLLHNGEVLAKHVLGIGFYGEKVRVSASCFSGWTPFGTFRKVTRSRANIVEEIDEKPALEVYSSYLGPEAEELPSSGLLYPLELRLPGAEEDGLIRTLLAVDREQGSLTFAGDVPLGAEVRLMNASYSQLVDGATTAAQGLSGSPDLAILISCVGRKLLMGNYTDLEVSAVAEALPGTSVFTGFHSYGEVGPSKISGKCELHNQTMTITAFGEDA, encoded by the coding sequence ATGAAGACTTCCCAGCAAATCTTTTCCGCCGCGGATGCTGCCATCGAGCTCGGACCGGTGACCCGGCCCGAGCAGGCGCTTTTGCTGGCCTTTGGACCGGAAGCGCTTCTCACGGATGGAGGGTGGCTTGCCCGGGTGCGGGAAGCCTTTCCCGGCGTGTCGCTCGTGGGTTGCACCACGGCGGGAGAAATTTCCCATGAAGGCGCGCAGGACGGGGTGCTCACCCTGACCCTGGCTGAGTTTCAGTCGACCGAACTGCGGGTCGCCACCGAAGAAATTCCCTCCATGGGCGAATCTCGCGTGGTCGGTGGCCGCCTCGCCTCGCAACTGCTCGCCCCGGGCGACCTCGCGGCCGCCTTTGTTTTGAGCGATGGCTTGGAAGCCAATGGCAGCGAACTCGTCGAAGGTCTCCGCCAGGAAATCGGCCCGGCCACCCCTCTGAGCGGAGGCCTGGCCGGCGATGGGCCGCGCTTCGAAAACACCCTGCTCTTGCACAATGGCGAGGTGCTGGCCAAGCACGTTTTGGGCATCGGCTTCTATGGAGAGAAGGTGCGGGTCAGCGCCTCCTGCTTCAGCGGCTGGACGCCCTTTGGGACCTTTCGTAAGGTGACTCGCTCCCGCGCCAACATCGTGGAGGAAATCGACGAAAAACCTGCCTTGGAAGTCTACTCGTCTTACCTCGGTCCGGAGGCCGAAGAACTCCCCTCCTCCGGTCTCCTCTACCCGCTCGAATTGCGTTTGCCGGGCGCGGAGGAGGATGGCTTGATCCGGACACTCTTGGCGGTCGACCGCGAGCAGGGATCGCTCACCTTCGCGGGCGATGTCCCGTTGGGAGCCGAGGTCCGCTTGATGAACGCCAGCTACTCCCAGCTGGTCGATGGCGCCACCACCGCAGCCCAAGGTCTCTCCGGCTCCCCCGACCTCGCCATTCTGATCAGCTGTGTCGGGAGGAAACTGCTCATGGGTAATTACACCGACTTGGAAGTCTCGGCCGTCGCAGAAGCCCTTCCCGGAACCTCCGTCTTCACGGGCTTCCACTCCTATGGGGAAGTCGGGCCGTCGAAAATTTCGGGCAAATGTGAGCTTCACAACCAAACCATGACCATCACAGCCTTCGGTGAAGATGCCTAG